The following are from one region of the Methanospirillum hungatei genome:
- a CDS encoding response regulator, whose product MNEQKHKVMIVDDDSHVRIAVRTILGDAGFSVVTADSGNECINILQKGFSGVVLLDVMMPEMDGWDTIKAILDNSLTEGIIIVMLTAKSVPDTKMIGLQEYVIDYITKPFDNEDLIEKTRFFMSYLQD is encoded by the coding sequence ATGAACGAGCAAAAACACAAGGTCATGATCGTTGATGATGACTCACATGTCAGAATAGCAGTCCGTACAATTCTGGGCGATGCAGGATTTTCTGTAGTTACAGCAGATAGTGGAAATGAATGTATAAATATCCTTCAAAAAGGATTTTCTGGTGTAGTATTGCTTGACGTTATGATGCCTGAGATGGACGGGTGGGATACTATCAAAGCTATTCTTGATAACAGCCTGACAGAAGGTATCATAATTGTTATGCTCACTGCAAAAAGTGTTCCTGATACAAAGATGATTGGCCTTCAGGAGTATGTCATTGATTATATCACAAAACCATTTGACAATGAAGACCTCATTGAAAAAACCAGGTTTTTCATGAGTTATCTTCAAGATTAA